Proteins from a single region of Nakamurella deserti:
- a CDS encoding GntR family transcriptional regulator, which produces MRTPGKRELLGGAVVGVVRDLILSGDVRPGERLGLTRLSELMGMSTTPVRQALFQLSQDGWLVHEPHRGFWVAPLDRADLRDTYHVWAHIEGEIATRAVQRATTAQFAEVRALNSALTALEDHHSQTALDLNEQFHSAVHAVSGAHRLVWFADVAIRSVPLRFNEAFQSVPGWAEVNRHGHTPIVEAMEAGDAHRAGELMEDHFVRTGELLISQLDQLGLWAGPASAGAGPQDG; this is translated from the coding sequence GTGCGGACACCGGGCAAGCGCGAGTTGTTGGGCGGCGCCGTCGTCGGGGTCGTGCGGGACCTGATCCTCAGCGGTGACGTCCGTCCCGGCGAGCGGTTGGGTCTGACGCGGCTGTCGGAGTTGATGGGGATGAGCACCACCCCGGTGCGCCAGGCCCTGTTCCAGCTGTCCCAGGACGGGTGGTTGGTCCACGAGCCGCACCGGGGTTTCTGGGTCGCTCCGCTGGACCGTGCGGACCTGCGCGACACCTACCACGTGTGGGCCCACATCGAGGGCGAGATCGCCACCCGCGCCGTCCAACGGGCCACGACGGCCCAGTTCGCGGAGGTCCGTGCCCTCAACAGCGCCCTGACCGCGCTGGAGGACCACCACAGCCAGACCGCCCTGGACCTCAACGAGCAGTTCCACTCCGCGGTCCACGCGGTGTCGGGCGCCCACCGACTGGTCTGGTTCGCCGATGTGGCCATCCGGTCGGTACCCCTGCGGTTCAACGAGGCGTTCCAGAGCGTTCCCGGCTGGGCGGAGGTCAACCGGCACGGTCACACACCGATCGTCGAGGCGATGGAGGCCGGCGACGCCCACCGGGCGGGCGAGTTGATGGAGGACCACTTCGTGCGGACCGGTGAGCTGCTCATCTCCCAGCTGGACCAGTTGGGCCTGTGGGCCGGCCCGGCATCCGCCGGCGCCGGCCCACAGGACGGGTGA
- a CDS encoding aminobutyraldehyde dehydrogenase, with product MTLALQNFVNGARTPAASGETMDVVDPSTGEVYAAAPRSGPADVDAAYAAAATAFQTWGETTPGERQLALLRIADALEARADEFVDAEVANTGKPRGLTASEELPPAVDQLRFFAGAARVLEGRAAGEYLAGHTSFVRREPIGVVGQVTPWNYPLMMMVWKIGPALAAGNTVVLKPSDTTPVTSLLLAELAAEFLPAGVLNVVTGDRDTGRALVSHPTPGLVAITGSIRAGIQVAEAAAAQVKRVHLELGGKAPVIVFDDADVAAAAEAIAMAGYFNAGQDCTAATRVMCAPGVHDDFVAALTEQARNTVTGPPSNTDALYGAVNNAAQLAQVSGFVDRLPDHAVLDAGGHALGGRGYFFEPTVISGLRQDDDAVQNEIFGPVITVQRFADEAEALRSANGTRYGLASSVWTTDHARAMRMSKGLNFGCVWINTHIPLVAEMPHGGFGQSGYGKDLSMYGFEDYTRIKHVMSAIG from the coding sequence ATGACGCTGGCCCTGCAGAACTTCGTCAACGGCGCCCGGACCCCGGCCGCCTCCGGCGAGACGATGGACGTCGTGGACCCGTCGACCGGCGAGGTCTACGCCGCCGCACCACGTTCCGGCCCCGCCGACGTCGACGCCGCCTACGCGGCCGCGGCCACCGCGTTCCAGACCTGGGGCGAGACGACCCCCGGCGAGCGGCAGCTCGCACTGCTGCGCATCGCCGACGCCCTCGAGGCCCGCGCCGACGAATTCGTCGACGCCGAGGTCGCCAACACCGGCAAACCCCGCGGGCTCACCGCCAGCGAGGAACTGCCGCCGGCCGTCGACCAGCTGCGCTTCTTCGCCGGAGCGGCCCGGGTGCTGGAGGGGCGCGCCGCCGGCGAGTACCTGGCGGGTCACACCTCGTTCGTCCGCCGGGAACCGATCGGCGTCGTCGGACAGGTGACGCCGTGGAACTACCCGCTGATGATGATGGTCTGGAAGATCGGTCCGGCGCTGGCCGCCGGCAACACCGTGGTGCTCAAGCCGTCCGACACCACTCCCGTCACGTCCCTGCTGCTCGCCGAGCTGGCGGCGGAGTTCCTGCCGGCAGGCGTGCTCAACGTCGTCACGGGTGACCGGGACACCGGGCGCGCCCTGGTGTCGCACCCGACGCCGGGGCTGGTCGCCATCACCGGCTCCATCCGGGCCGGGATCCAGGTCGCGGAAGCCGCTGCGGCCCAGGTGAAGCGGGTGCACCTGGAGCTCGGCGGCAAGGCGCCGGTCATCGTGTTCGACGACGCCGACGTCGCCGCCGCCGCCGAGGCGATCGCGATGGCCGGGTACTTCAACGCCGGCCAGGACTGCACCGCCGCGACGCGGGTGATGTGTGCACCCGGGGTCCACGACGACTTCGTCGCCGCCCTCACCGAGCAGGCGAGGAACACCGTGACCGGCCCGCCGTCGAACACCGATGCGTTGTACGGCGCGGTCAACAACGCCGCGCAGCTCGCCCAGGTCAGCGGCTTCGTCGACCGCCTGCCCGACCACGCCGTGCTCGACGCCGGGGGCCACGCGCTCGGCGGCCGCGGGTACTTCTTCGAGCCGACGGTGATCTCCGGTCTCCGCCAGGACGACGACGCCGTGCAGAACGAGATCTTCGGTCCGGTCATCACCGTCCAGCGGTTCGCCGACGAGGCCGAGGCGCTGCGGTCGGCCAACGGCACCCGGTACGGCCTGGCCTCCAGCGTCTGGACCACCGACCACGCCCGCGCGATGCGGATGAGCAAGGGCCTGAACTTCGGCTGCGTGTGGATCAACACCCACATCCCGCTCGTCGCCGAGATGCCGCACGGCGGTTTCGGGCAGTCCGGTTACGGCAAGGATCTCTCGATGTACGGCTTCGAGGACTACACCCGCATCAAGCACGTGATGAGCGCCATCGGCTGA
- a CDS encoding MFS transporter: MDTTSSPGSTALKNDATDPLDPTRRRQIRRVLVSSFIGSLIEWYDFYLFGLASALVFNQLFFPDFSNAAGTLASFATLAIGFFARPVGGAIWGHYGDKLGRKKMLVLSIILMGVGTTLIGLLPTYAQIGIAAPILLVVLRTLQGVAAGGEWGGAVLIAMEHSRSRRGFSTSIPQMGLTGGILLATGVFALLTQLPPDALLSWGWRLPFILSSVLVVVGLWIRLGVHESPVFLEAQKNADTADGERAPIIEVFRHPKTLLIAIALVVGPFAVSSIYSTYAAAYGLQTGFTRSEMSSVVLLSAAIGFLGQPIFGTLSDHWGRRNVTLIGLAMQAVSVVFLFNDLNSGNLGALYISMAAIAIGHSICYSPVAAWLGELFPTRLRYTGASLGYQLAGSIGGLTPLICAALLIAGGGTFNTGYIVAFGIAVNVLAFVAAMAARETSRDVL; encoded by the coding sequence GTGGACACGACGTCGTCTCCCGGCAGCACGGCACTGAAGAACGACGCGACCGACCCCCTGGACCCGACACGACGGCGGCAGATCCGCCGCGTCCTGGTGTCCAGCTTCATCGGCTCGCTCATCGAGTGGTACGACTTCTATCTCTTCGGGCTGGCGTCGGCGCTGGTGTTCAACCAGCTCTTCTTCCCCGACTTCAGCAACGCCGCCGGCACTCTCGCCTCGTTCGCCACCCTGGCCATCGGGTTCTTCGCCCGCCCGGTCGGCGGGGCCATCTGGGGGCACTACGGGGACAAGCTGGGCCGCAAGAAGATGCTCGTGCTCTCCATCATCCTGATGGGCGTCGGCACGACGCTGATCGGGCTGCTGCCGACCTACGCCCAGATCGGGATCGCCGCGCCCATCCTGCTCGTCGTGCTGCGCACCCTGCAGGGTGTCGCCGCGGGCGGGGAATGGGGCGGGGCGGTCCTCATCGCCATGGAGCACTCCCGGAGTCGCCGCGGTTTCTCCACCAGCATCCCGCAGATGGGACTCACCGGCGGGATCCTGCTGGCCACCGGGGTTTTCGCGTTGCTCACCCAGCTGCCGCCGGACGCGCTGCTGAGCTGGGGCTGGCGGCTGCCCTTCATCCTGTCCTCGGTGCTGGTGGTCGTCGGGTTGTGGATCCGGCTCGGTGTGCACGAGAGCCCGGTCTTCCTCGAGGCCCAGAAGAACGCCGACACCGCCGACGGCGAGCGCGCCCCCATCATCGAGGTCTTCCGCCACCCGAAGACCCTCCTGATCGCCATCGCCCTGGTGGTCGGTCCGTTCGCGGTCAGCTCCATCTACTCGACCTACGCCGCCGCCTACGGACTGCAGACCGGGTTCACCCGGTCGGAGATGTCCTCGGTGGTCCTGCTCAGCGCGGCCATCGGCTTCCTCGGGCAACCGATCTTCGGGACGCTCTCGGACCACTGGGGCCGGCGCAACGTCACCCTGATCGGGCTGGCCATGCAGGCCGTCAGCGTCGTGTTCCTGTTCAACGACCTCAACTCCGGGAACCTGGGCGCGCTCTACATCTCGATGGCGGCCATCGCCATCGGACACTCCATCTGCTACAGCCCGGTGGCCGCGTGGCTGGGCGAGCTGTTCCCCACCCGCCTGCGGTACACCGGCGCGTCGCTGGGCTACCAGCTGGCCGGGTCCATCGGCGGTCTCACCCCGCTGATCTGCGCGGCCCTGCTGATCGCCGGCGGTGGCACCTTCAACACCGGGTACATCGTGGCCTTCGGGATCGCGGTCAACGTGCTGGCGTTCGTGGCCGCGATGGCCGCCCGGGAGACGTCCCGGGACGTCCTGTAG
- a CDS encoding primosomal protein, producing MAADIVPIELGLTAGNLVTLWAPRWREDGEEWEAFLGHGEFLYAFPDTAHLAAFIRTETEHDLADHPDWADVPDALVDELEPSDERRIDLVGVPELVAGPADIWTVAELADTVAILRSLAEVCDLEVVLEVLGSTEGFEVLPLGDSAFTGRTGEKLWDGIGAAVVARWDEVVDAVDAIVTTPDVDPEALARAQAELASVSKLTLSDAEGSVAVSDAAPEAAPELERAAELEFWDELGIDCISVAVDGVTGYTLRCYLGEDPVFLAENGRIQMFTDTELLATYLADASVNHTMANLEVFGEVRDEAATGDLEIAVGPENTYELDGLMQQLIKGPGAVDRRQLELAVELLVDAAAVRGDDETAEALGSSSPLGFLINATLRPDPNRIQPTPPFTDEVTAWNVLVESFVAGLDWHPERSAPADV from the coding sequence GTGGCAGCGGACATCGTGCCCATCGAGCTCGGCCTCACGGCCGGCAACCTGGTGACCCTGTGGGCACCGCGCTGGCGGGAGGACGGCGAGGAGTGGGAGGCCTTCCTCGGCCACGGCGAGTTCCTGTACGCCTTCCCCGACACCGCGCACCTCGCCGCGTTCATCCGGACCGAGACCGAGCACGACCTCGCCGACCATCCCGACTGGGCGGACGTCCCCGACGCCCTCGTCGACGAGCTCGAGCCGTCGGACGAGCGCAGGATCGATCTCGTCGGCGTCCCCGAGCTCGTCGCCGGTCCCGCCGACATCTGGACCGTCGCCGAACTGGCCGACACCGTCGCGATCCTGCGGTCGCTGGCCGAGGTCTGCGACCTCGAGGTGGTGCTTGAGGTACTGGGGTCGACCGAGGGGTTCGAGGTACTGCCGCTCGGCGACAGCGCCTTCACCGGCCGCACCGGCGAGAAGCTCTGGGACGGCATCGGCGCCGCCGTCGTGGCGCGCTGGGACGAGGTCGTGGACGCCGTCGACGCCATCGTCACCACCCCCGACGTCGACCCCGAGGCGCTCGCGCGTGCGCAGGCCGAGCTCGCCTCGGTGTCGAAGCTGACCCTGAGCGACGCGGAGGGATCGGTGGCGGTCTCCGACGCCGCGCCCGAGGCGGCGCCGGAACTGGAACGGGCCGCGGAGCTGGAGTTCTGGGACGAGCTGGGCATCGACTGCATCTCGGTCGCCGTCGACGGCGTCACCGGCTACACCCTGCGCTGCTACCTCGGCGAGGACCCGGTCTTCCTCGCGGAGAACGGCCGGATCCAGATGTTCACCGACACCGAGCTGCTCGCGACCTACCTGGCCGACGCGTCGGTCAACCACACGATGGCCAACCTCGAGGTCTTCGGTGAGGTCCGCGACGAGGCCGCCACCGGCGACCTGGAGATCGCCGTCGGTCCCGAGAACACCTACGAGCTCGACGGTCTCATGCAGCAGCTGATCAAGGGTCCGGGTGCGGTCGACCGCAGGCAGCTCGAACTGGCTGTCGAGCTGCTGGTCGACGCGGCCGCCGTCCGGGGCGACGACGAGACCGCCGAGGCACTGGGCAGCTCCTCACCGCTGGGCTTCCTGATCAACGCCACCCTGCGGCCGGACCCCAACCGTATCCAGCCGACCCCGCCGTTCACCGACGAGGTCACCGCCTGGAACGTGCTCGTCGAGTCGTTCGTGGCCGGCCTCGACTGGCACCCGGAGCGTTCGGCTCCCGCCGACGTCTGA
- a CDS encoding TetR/AcrR family transcriptional regulator: MPDPSEVERRHDVAARIVRSTAALVNRHGIEGVSVPAICAAAGVGESAFADRFGSVNDVFVEIARFMTAAFGTAIDASMNSDHSLLESIRAAQHSFLDVVEEHVDIQNALMVIRSAAAVDPTVGVAAGSSSSLQAELVLNAELWLIETARLHDITWDLPRPLLAAFVSTSLTGVVIDYLARREMPESRRLVDMVAADLARHGAARTDRDG; encoded by the coding sequence ATGCCCGACCCATCGGAAGTGGAGCGGCGTCACGACGTCGCCGCGCGGATCGTGCGCTCGACCGCCGCGCTGGTCAACCGGCACGGGATCGAAGGGGTGTCCGTGCCGGCGATCTGCGCCGCGGCGGGGGTGGGTGAGAGCGCCTTCGCGGACCGTTTCGGCTCCGTCAACGACGTCTTCGTCGAGATCGCCCGTTTCATGACCGCCGCTTTCGGCACCGCGATCGACGCCTCGATGAACAGCGACCACTCGCTGCTCGAGTCCATCCGCGCCGCACAGCACAGCTTCCTGGATGTCGTGGAGGAGCACGTCGACATCCAGAACGCGCTGATGGTGATCCGGTCCGCGGCCGCAGTGGATCCGACCGTCGGGGTGGCCGCGGGGTCGTCGTCGTCGCTGCAGGCCGAACTCGTGCTCAACGCGGAACTGTGGCTGATCGAGACCGCCCGGCTGCACGACATCACCTGGGACCTGCCGCGCCCGCTGCTCGCGGCGTTCGTCTCCACCAGCCTCACCGGGGTGGTCATCGACTACCTGGCGCGCCGGGAGATGCCGGAGAGCCGGCGGTTGGTCGACATGGTCGCCGCCGACCTGGCCCGGCACGGTGCCGCCCGGACGGACCGGGACGGCTGA
- a CDS encoding DUF5302 domain-containing protein — MSASAESTPDETVGTDAGPVDQKARFKAALERKNAANHARNRTTADGDNHVSGDSHAAGAKRVFRRKSG; from the coding sequence ATGTCAGCCAGCGCTGAGAGCACGCCCGACGAGACCGTCGGGACCGACGCCGGGCCGGTGGACCAGAAGGCCCGGTTCAAGGCCGCCCTGGAGCGGAAGAACGCCGCCAACCACGCGCGCAACCGGACCACCGCGGACGGCGACAACCACGTGTCGGGCGATTCGCACGCCGCGGGTGCCAAGCGGGTCTTCCGCCGCAAGTCGGGCTGA
- a CDS encoding DUF5655 domain-containing protein, with translation MSDAAWPRITSDPGPAAVYEALLAAVTELGPIGIRLRKSAVQVVRPDGAGVLAVYADADGLVVTLVTDRRHTSPRFSTAQQLSSGVWNQRVRLTAVADVDDEVRGWLAASYHRR, from the coding sequence ATGAGCGACGCCGCCTGGCCCCGGATCACCTCCGATCCGGGACCGGCGGCGGTCTACGAGGCGCTGCTCGCCGCGGTCACCGAGCTCGGGCCGATCGGGATCCGCCTCCGTAAGTCGGCGGTGCAGGTCGTCCGCCCCGACGGGGCCGGCGTGCTGGCCGTGTACGCCGACGCGGACGGCCTCGTCGTCACCCTGGTCACCGACCGGCGCCACACGTCACCCAGGTTCTCGACGGCGCAACAACTGTCGTCCGGGGTGTGGAACCAGCGGGTGCGACTGACGGCCGTCGCCGACGTGGACGACGAGGTCCGCGGGTGGCTCGCCGCGTCCTACCACCGTCGCTGA
- a CDS encoding VOC family protein — protein sequence MTDRSGSQIDHLNVAVPDLDAAVAFYEPVLATLGIVRILTIPAFPGQHAMVGFGWAEVKPFFWLLEKGVVGTGMHLAFTAGDRGEVEAFHRAAMAAGATEELAPAVHPEYHADYYGGFVTDPLGISLEAACHAPG from the coding sequence ATGACCGACCGTTCCGGATCGCAGATCGACCACCTCAACGTCGCCGTCCCCGACCTGGACGCGGCCGTCGCGTTCTACGAGCCGGTACTGGCCACCCTGGGGATCGTGCGGATCCTGACCATCCCCGCCTTCCCCGGCCAGCACGCCATGGTCGGGTTCGGCTGGGCCGAGGTGAAGCCGTTCTTCTGGCTGCTGGAGAAAGGGGTGGTCGGTACCGGGATGCACCTCGCGTTCACCGCCGGCGACCGCGGCGAGGTGGAGGCCTTCCACCGGGCGGCGATGGCGGCGGGGGCGACCGAGGAGCTGGCGCCCGCGGTCCATCCCGAGTACCACGCCGACTACTACGGCGGCTTCGTCACCGACCCGCTGGGCATCAGCCTGGAGGCCGCGTGTCACGCCCCCGGGTGA
- a CDS encoding SDR family oxidoreductase gives MTDQKTDQYTLQDPTKLYADRKPDEQYLEGAGTDAEMAENVPADHGEDSYRGSGRLAGRKALITGGDSGIGAAVAIAFAREGADVAISYLPEEEVDAQRIVGFIEAAGRKAVALPGDITSKAWCEELVAKAVEGLGGLDILVNNAGKQQNVDSITDLDDDEFDETFKTNVYATFRITKAAVPHLVPGSTIINTTSIQAYAPSPHLVHYAATKATVNNLAKGLAAQLAPKGIRVNAVAPGPIWTPLQPAGGQKPEDLPSAGEQTYLGRWGQPAELAPAFVFLASGESSYVVGETLHVDGGMPTP, from the coding sequence ATGACAGATCAGAAGACCGACCAGTACACCCTGCAGGACCCGACGAAGCTGTACGCCGACCGCAAGCCGGACGAGCAGTACCTCGAAGGCGCCGGCACGGACGCGGAGATGGCCGAGAACGTGCCCGCCGACCACGGCGAGGACTCCTACCGGGGCTCCGGCCGGTTGGCCGGCCGCAAGGCGCTGATCACCGGCGGTGACTCCGGAATCGGTGCCGCGGTGGCCATCGCCTTCGCCCGCGAGGGAGCCGACGTGGCGATCTCCTACCTCCCGGAGGAGGAGGTGGACGCCCAGCGGATCGTGGGATTCATCGAGGCCGCCGGCCGCAAGGCCGTGGCGCTGCCCGGGGACATCACCTCGAAGGCCTGGTGCGAGGAACTCGTCGCCAAGGCCGTCGAAGGTCTGGGTGGACTCGACATCCTCGTCAACAACGCCGGCAAGCAGCAGAACGTCGACTCGATCACCGACCTCGACGACGACGAGTTCGACGAGACCTTCAAGACCAACGTCTACGCCACGTTCCGGATCACCAAGGCCGCCGTTCCGCACCTCGTGCCCGGGTCGACCATCATCAACACGACCTCGATCCAGGCCTACGCACCGTCCCCGCACCTGGTGCACTACGCCGCCACGAAGGCGACGGTGAACAACCTGGCCAAGGGCCTCGCAGCGCAGCTCGCACCCAAGGGCATCCGCGTGAACGCCGTGGCGCCCGGCCCCATCTGGACGCCGCTGCAGCCGGCGGGCGGGCAGAAGCCCGAGGACCTGCCCAGCGCGGGCGAGCAGACCTACCTGGGTCGTTGGGGGCAGCCGGCCGAACTGGCGCCGGCCTTCGTCTTCCTGGCCAGCGGTGAGTCGTCGTACGTGGTCGGCGAGACCCTGCACGTCGACGGAGGCATGCCGACGCCGTGA
- a CDS encoding putative bifunctional diguanylate cyclase/phosphodiesterase, with translation MLSDMVWALGDLAARAAQGATPDELLTGLCSAAVAALEVDGAAVMAVRDGRCRFVWARPAEFTGFSRLQEALQQGPCRDAMSTGTVIRADTAAELQMRWPELSSAAAPGSPDISSVLVVPLMSRGRCWGTLDLFWVADGELPPGMETAARALAEVAVSYLVLAVDSAAAGELHDRMTHKLLHDQLTGLPNRGLIHEMVFHALSAVHRRGSAVAVLFVDLDGFKAINDVHGHVAGDTVLREVALRLRACVRDSDSVARLSGDEFLVLCEDLPAAGTDVTAATTVLADRIRAAVARPIVVEGVSVTVTASIGVAITTDRPSVAELIHDADMAMYEAKALGPGGTVTHSDPRHLDGHRRHSLERRLFDALRREELTVLYQPIVAPDATVVAVEALLRWQRPGDTLVAAADFIDLAQSTGVIVPIGHWVIRRALTDLRHWRDTAPGTAPDTVWCNLSPRELVAPDLPGVIRDALADVGLHPRHLGVEILEQHLTDVRAVAALAALRAAGHPLAIDDFGTGYSSLSRLVDLPVTHLKIDRSLVAGLPDHERSRTLTRAVLTIADELGVTVVSEGIETQAQAAYLTAAGTHLLQGFLYSRPSSADTITRRLAAPGGTSPAA, from the coding sequence ATGCTGTCGGACATGGTGTGGGCGCTGGGCGACCTCGCCGCCCGCGCGGCGCAGGGAGCCACCCCGGACGAGCTGTTGACCGGGTTGTGCTCGGCCGCGGTCGCGGCGTTGGAGGTCGACGGCGCGGCGGTGATGGCGGTGCGCGACGGCCGGTGCCGGTTCGTCTGGGCGCGACCCGCCGAGTTCACCGGCTTCAGCAGGCTGCAGGAAGCGTTGCAGCAAGGTCCGTGTCGCGACGCCATGAGCACCGGGACGGTGATCCGCGCCGACACGGCCGCGGAGCTTCAGATGCGATGGCCGGAGCTGTCGTCCGCGGCCGCCCCCGGCTCCCCGGACATCAGCTCCGTGCTGGTGGTGCCGTTGATGAGCCGGGGCAGGTGCTGGGGAACCCTGGACCTGTTCTGGGTGGCCGACGGCGAGCTGCCGCCCGGCATGGAGACAGCCGCCCGGGCGCTCGCCGAGGTGGCGGTCTCCTACCTGGTGCTGGCCGTGGATTCGGCCGCAGCCGGCGAGCTGCACGACCGGATGACACACAAGCTGCTCCACGATCAGCTCACCGGGCTGCCCAACCGCGGCCTCATCCACGAGATGGTCTTCCACGCGCTGAGCGCCGTCCACCGCCGGGGTTCCGCGGTGGCGGTGCTGTTCGTCGACCTGGACGGTTTCAAGGCGATCAACGACGTCCACGGACACGTCGCCGGCGACACCGTCCTGCGCGAGGTGGCCCTGCGCCTGCGCGCCTGCGTCCGTGACAGCGACAGCGTCGCCCGGCTCAGTGGCGACGAGTTCCTCGTCCTCTGCGAAGACCTCCCCGCGGCCGGGACGGACGTCACCGCCGCCACCACGGTGCTGGCCGACCGGATCCGAGCCGCCGTCGCGCGGCCGATCGTCGTGGAGGGTGTGTCGGTGACCGTCACCGCCAGCATCGGTGTCGCGATCACCACCGACCGGCCGTCGGTGGCGGAACTGATCCACGACGCCGACATGGCCATGTACGAGGCCAAGGCCCTCGGACCCGGCGGCACCGTCACGCACAGCGACCCTCGGCACCTCGACGGCCACCGGCGCCATTCCCTGGAACGGCGCTTGTTCGACGCGCTGCGGCGTGAGGAGCTCACGGTGCTCTACCAGCCCATCGTGGCCCCCGATGCGACCGTCGTCGCCGTGGAGGCCCTGCTCCGCTGGCAGCGTCCCGGCGACACGCTCGTGGCCGCCGCGGATTTCATCGATCTCGCCCAGAGCACCGGGGTGATCGTGCCCATCGGGCACTGGGTCATCCGCCGCGCCCTGACCGACCTCCGGCACTGGCGGGACACCGCGCCCGGGACCGCACCGGACACGGTGTGGTGCAACCTCAGTCCCCGGGAGCTCGTCGCGCCGGACCTCCCCGGCGTCATCCGGGACGCACTCGCCGACGTCGGCCTCCACCCCCGTCACCTGGGTGTGGAGATCCTCGAACAGCATCTCACCGACGTCCGCGCCGTCGCCGCGCTCGCCGCGTTACGGGCCGCCGGGCACCCGCTGGCCATCGACGACTTCGGCACCGGCTACTCCTCGCTGTCCCGGCTGGTGGACCTCCCCGTCACCCACCTGAAGATCGACCGGTCCCTCGTGGCCGGACTGCCCGATCACGAGCGTTCCCGGACGCTGACCCGGGCCGTGCTGACCATCGCCGACGAACTCGGCGTCACGGTCGTCAGCGAAGGCATCGAGACGCAGGCCCAGGCCGCCTACCTGACCGCAGCCGGCACCCACCTCCTGCAGGGTTTCCTCTACAGCCGGCCCAGCAGCGCGGACACGATCACCCGCAGGCTCGCCGCACCGGGCGGTACGTCACCGGCGGCGTGA